The following are encoded together in the Bacillota bacterium genome:
- the miaA gene encoding tRNA (adenosine(37)-N6)-dimethylallyltransferase MiaA: MTPLVVILGPTAVGKSEVAVELALKLGGEIVSADSVQVYRYFKIGTAKLSRDEQKGVPHHLLDFLEPDEDFSVAQFQCLARKKIREISVRGKLPFLVGGTGLYIQAVIDRYEFPKIKGLREIRNKLRNKVEQGKGSELYEELKKIDPAAASRLHPNDYRRITRALEVYYLTGKPISSYREAGESPYSYQLAMVGLNRNRSELYQRIEARVDKMFAQGIIDEVKYLLSRGYNPGLKPFQSLGYKQVIRYLKGEYDLATAIALTKKATRNYAKRQLTWFRRDPRIQWFFLKGETVRQETFNEIASFICRSIPFGVE, from the coding sequence GTGACCCCGCTTGTAGTAATTTTAGGACCAACAGCAGTAGGGAAATCGGAAGTAGCCGTGGAACTTGCCTTAAAATTAGGTGGAGAAATTGTCTCTGCTGACTCTGTTCAGGTGTACAGATACTTTAAAATTGGAACTGCAAAATTATCCAGAGATGAGCAAAAGGGAGTTCCTCACCACCTCCTTGATTTTCTGGAACCAGACGAAGATTTCAGTGTTGCCCAATTCCAGTGCTTGGCGCGTAAAAAAATAAGAGAAATTTCCGTGCGGGGGAAACTACCTTTTCTTGTGGGGGGAACAGGCCTCTATATTCAAGCAGTAATCGATCGTTACGAATTCCCAAAAATTAAAGGCCTCAGGGAAATTCGAAATAAACTAAGAAATAAAGTAGAGCAAGGGAAGGGTTCTGAACTTTACGAAGAACTTAAAAAAATTGATCCCGCAGCGGCCAGCCGCCTCCATCCGAATGATTACCGCCGGATTACGAGAGCCCTTGAGGTTTATTATCTGACCGGAAAACCGATTTCTTCTTATCGAGAGGCAGGAGAGAGCCCTTATTCTTACCAGCTGGCCATGGTAGGATTAAACAGGAACCGTTCTGAACTATATCAAAGAATCGAAGCCCGGGTAGATAAAATGTTCGCTCAGGGAATTATAGATGAAGTAAAGTATTTACTGTCCCGGGGTTATAATCCAGGACTCAAACCCTTTCAATCGCTGGGTTATAAGCAAGTAATCAGGTATTTAAAGGGGGAATACGATCTCGCAACAGCAATTGCCCTTACAAAAAAAGCAACAAGAAATTATGCCAAGCGACAGCTTACCTGGTTTCGCCGTGACCCCAGAATTCAATGGTTTTTTCTTAAAGGAGAAACCGTCAGACAAGAAACTTTCAACGAAATTGCAAGCTTTATTTGCAGGAGTATTCCCTTTGGTGTAGAATAG
- a CDS encoding histone deacetylase, whose translation MANKTGLVFFPAFDWAISPTHPEREERLLYTKDQLFEEGIMDLPEICEYKARLATFKDIARVHFCVPEVGAQVTEAHLIAAGGTLILVDALMNKEITNGFALVRPPGHHAMRVVHGNRGFCNINNEAVMIEYLRKKYGIQKIAVIDTDVHHGDGTQDIYYHDPDVLFISFHQDGRTLYPGSGFTHELGGPRAYCATINIPLPPGTTDEGIQYVLEELVLPVLDDFQPELVVNSAGQDNHYTDPLANMRFTAQGYARLNARLKPHLAVLEGGYAIESALPYVNTAIVLAMAGLDYSHVREPDYRKENFVLTSEKMAYIKELVEHLKEIWKNRTLLMEQKQFNEGDFYEQKRSIYYDTDHIREQQWEQIRLCKTCPGYQMIKSQGMYPHGTTSTIFAVTIPWQACPSCREEARHYYQDKLNNPEGFDFIYLQDKPRDTYYQYYVEKNSEVQIE comes from the coding sequence ATGGCGAATAAGACTGGTCTGGTCTTTTTTCCCGCCTTTGACTGGGCAATTTCCCCTACGCATCCTGAGCGCGAGGAAAGACTGCTTTACACAAAGGACCAGCTTTTTGAAGAAGGAATCATGGACCTTCCTGAAATCTGTGAATATAAGGCAAGACTCGCGACCTTTAAAGATATCGCGCGGGTTCATTTTTGCGTTCCAGAGGTCGGTGCCCAAGTTACCGAAGCGCACTTGATTGCCGCCGGGGGGACCCTAATTCTTGTAGATGCACTAATGAATAAAGAAATTACAAACGGATTTGCGCTTGTACGACCGCCGGGACACCATGCTATGCGAGTCGTTCACGGAAACCGGGGATTTTGTAACATAAATAATGAAGCCGTTATGATTGAATATCTCCGGAAAAAGTACGGAATCCAAAAGATCGCCGTGATAGATACTGATGTCCACCATGGTGACGGTACCCAGGATATTTACTATCATGATCCGGATGTTCTCTTTATTTCATTCCACCAAGATGGCCGGACCCTCTACCCGGGCTCCGGTTTTACCCATGAATTGGGAGGGCCCAGGGCATACTGCGCTACGATCAACATACCACTTCCACCGGGTACAACAGACGAAGGAATTCAATACGTGCTGGAGGAGCTGGTCCTGCCGGTTCTTGATGACTTCCAGCCAGAGCTCGTTGTAAACTCGGCTGGGCAAGATAACCATTATACAGATCCGCTGGCCAATATGCGATTTACCGCCCAGGGTTACGCCCGGCTTAACGCTCGCTTAAAACCGCATCTTGCCGTGCTTGAAGGTGGTTATGCCATTGAATCCGCTCTTCCTTATGTAAACACAGCAATCGTTCTTGCCATGGCAGGCTTAGATTACTCGCATGTTCGTGAACCGGATTACAGGAAAGAGAATTTTGTGCTAACTTCGGAGAAAATGGCCTATATTAAAGAGCTTGTTGAACACCTCAAAGAAATCTGGAAAAACCGAACGCTGCTCATGGAGCAAAAACAATTCAATGAAGGCGATTTTTACGAGCAAAAAAGATCAATTTACTACGATACAGACCATATCAGAGAGCAGCAATGGGAGCAAATTCGCCTTTGCAAAACCTGCCCCGGCTATCAAATGATTAAATCCCAGGGGATGTATCCACACGGAACGACAAGCACCATTTTTGCGGTTACAATACCGTGGCAGGCCTGCCCGAGTTGCCGCGAGGAGGCAAGACATTACTACCAGGATAAGCTTAATAACCCGGAGGGCTTTGATTTTATTTATCTTCAGGATAAACCCCGCGATACCTATTACCAATATTATGTAGAGAAGAACTCTGAGGTTCAAATTGAATAA
- a CDS encoding hydantoinase/oxoprolinase family protein: MLIGIDVGGTYTDAVLLKRGEILEKIKIPTKPDDLLTSLLAALEPLLKATENEEINRIVLSTTLITNLIATRNIDPVALILIPGPGLNPDIYNFNVPNIFILSGAIDYRGREIEQLKEKEIKECFEEIKARGIKRVAIVGKFSQRNKDHEKAIASYFRQYAPEIQTIMGHQVSGRLNFPRRVVTSLLTLATQARFQEFYSQVQKVLELRGIRAPLYILKADGGTLPFDRVFLKPVETIFSGPAASTLGALALTPPEQTSIVLDIGGTTTDLALILSGKPLLASRGARIDNHLTHIRAFATKSVALGGDSVIQVCENSSLQILPQRAGAAYCLGGPRPTPTDAMRVAGLTTLGDEKRAFEAMREVGRELKLPPAETARLVLRTLVQRIADEINQMFLAWEEEPAYRIWELLQKQKIRPQNIVGIGGSAPAILPLLGKEMGCRALAPPYAEVANAIGAALAKVTLRLTFHFDTERGFYSIEETGVQEKLGAKRQLSLADAEELAFSWLKQEGEKLGISPGEEPELVYSEMFNVVRGWATTGRLYDICVQFPPGILENWLEKRERNGE; the protein is encoded by the coding sequence ATGCTGATAGGTATTGACGTAGGAGGTACTTATACGGATGCCGTGCTGCTGAAACGTGGAGAAATTCTTGAAAAGATAAAAATCCCCACAAAACCGGACGATCTTTTAACTTCTTTACTTGCCGCTTTAGAGCCTCTTCTTAAAGCTACAGAGAACGAGGAAATCAATCGGATCGTTTTAAGTACAACCCTAATTACTAACTTAATCGCAACCAGAAACATTGACCCCGTGGCCCTGATTTTAATCCCCGGCCCGGGTCTGAATCCGGATATTTATAACTTTAATGTTCCAAATATTTTTATTTTATCGGGTGCAATTGACTACCGGGGCCGTGAGATCGAGCAACTTAAAGAAAAAGAAATAAAGGAGTGCTTTGAGGAGATTAAGGCCCGTGGCATCAAGCGGGTCGCTATTGTGGGAAAGTTTTCTCAGCGAAATAAAGACCACGAGAAAGCAATTGCTTCTTATTTTCGGCAATACGCACCCGAAATTCAAACCATCATGGGACACCAGGTTTCCGGCCGGTTAAATTTTCCCCGCCGCGTTGTTACTTCTCTGCTGACACTTGCAACACAGGCGAGGTTTCAGGAATTTTATTCTCAAGTACAAAAAGTTTTAGAGCTTCGGGGGATTAGGGCCCCACTTTATATTCTCAAGGCAGATGGAGGAACTCTACCCTTTGACCGGGTTTTTTTGAAACCTGTTGAAACCATTTTTTCTGGCCCCGCTGCAAGTACACTCGGGGCACTTGCGTTGACTCCTCCTGAACAGACCTCTATAGTCCTGGATATCGGTGGTACAACAACAGACCTTGCTCTTATTTTGTCGGGAAAACCGCTGCTGGCTTCACGGGGGGCACGGATTGATAACCACCTCACACACATAAGGGCTTTTGCAACAAAATCAGTAGCCCTGGGAGGGGATAGTGTAATTCAAGTGTGTGAGAATTCCTCTCTCCAAATCCTGCCCCAGAGAGCAGGTGCCGCGTACTGCCTGGGGGGTCCCAGACCTACCCCAACCGATGCAATGCGGGTTGCAGGACTAACAACACTCGGTGATGAAAAACGGGCCTTCGAAGCAATGAGAGAGGTGGGAAGGGAATTAAAATTGCCACCCGCGGAAACCGCCAGATTGGTATTAAGAACTTTGGTGCAACGCATTGCGGATGAAATCAATCAAATGTTTCTGGCTTGGGAGGAAGAACCTGCGTACCGGATTTGGGAACTCCTTCAAAAACAGAAAATTAGACCTCAAAATATAGTTGGAATTGGCGGTTCAGCTCCGGCTATTCTGCCTCTTTTAGGGAAAGAAATGGGTTGCCGCGCCCTCGCACCCCCGTATGCAGAAGTGGCCAATGCAATCGGGGCCGCTCTTGCCAAGGTTACACTTCGCCTGACATTCCACTTCGATACCGAAAGAGGCTTTTATTCTATTGAAGAAACCGGAGTCCAGGAAAAACTTGGAGCTAAACGGCAGCTCTCTTTAGCCGATGCGGAAGAGTTGGCCTTTAGCTGGCTCAAACAAGAAGGAGAAAAATTAGGGATCTCGCCAGGAGAAGAACCTGAACTTGTTTACAGCGAAATGTTTAATGTGGTAAGGGGATGGGCAACCACAGGGAGGCTTTATGATATTTGCGTCCAGTTTCCCCCTGGTATTTTAGAAAACTGGTTGGAAAAGAGGGAGCGAAATGGCGAATAA